CCACACCTAAGGGTGCAGTACCATTGCCGCAGGCGGGCTTGACTTCGGAGTTCGGAATGGGATCCGGTATTTCCCCGCCGCAATCAGCACAGCCAAAACTAGGCTTTAAAGACTTAGAGCTTGTACCTTTGGATGAAAGGTAAGTCAAGCGGAAGTCGGAGAAAAAAGAGAAAGAGAATAAGAAGTCAGAAGAAGAAAAGTCGGGAGATAAATCCCAGACTAAGCGGAGAAAAAATGAGATAAAGAATTTAAAGAGATGTGAAATCAATGCCAATGATGCCTTTGAGAAGCCGTCAGGGCGATTAGTAGTGGTTAGCTGAACGCCTTACAGCGCTTACACATCCACCCTATCAAACTTGTAGTCTTCAAGTGCCCTGTGAGATTTCTCTCGGGGAAGTTCATCTTAGGAATAGTTTCCCGCTTAGATGCTTTCAGCGGTTACCCAAACCGAACATAGCTACCCAGCTGTGCCACTGGCGTGACAACTGGTTCACCAGGGGTTCGTCCAACCCGGTCCTCTCGTACTAAGGTCAGGTTCCTTCAACTTCCCTCACGCCCACGACGGATAGGAACCGAACTGTCTCACGACGTTCTGAACCCAGCTCGCGTACCACTTTAATTGGCGAACAGCCAAACCCTTGGGACCTGCTCCAGCCCCAGGATGTGATGAGCCGACATCGAGGTGCCAAACACCGTCGTCGATGTGAACTCTTGGACGGTATCAGCCTGTTATCCCCGGAGTACCTTTTATCCGTTGAGCGATGGCCCTTCCATGCGGGGCCACCGGATCACTAGAACCCACTTTCGTGTCTGTTCGACCTGTCGGTCTCTCAGTGAGGCTACCATCTGCTCTTGCGCTCGACGCCTGGTTTCTATCCAGGCTGAGGTAACCATCGCGCGCCTCCGTTACATTTTGGGAGGCGACCGCCCCAGTCAAACTGCCCGCCAGGCACTGTTCCTGAGCCAGATTAGGGCTCGAGGTTAGAATTCTCAGACATACAGGGTGGTATTTCAACGTCGGCTCCACCGCAGCTAGCGCCACGGTCTCAAAGCCTCCCACCTATCCTACACAGTATGTCCAAGAACCCAATGCCAAGTTGCAGTAAAGGTTCACGGGGTCTTTCCGTCCTGTCGCGGGAAGGGGGCATTTTCACCCCCATTTCAATTTCGCTGAGTGCCAGGCAGAGACAGCGGACCAGTCGTTACGCCATTCGTGCAGGTCGGAACTTACCCGACAAGGAATTTCGCTACCTTAGGACCGTTATAGTTACGGCCGCCGTTTACTGGGGCTTCAATTCAAAGCTTCACCTTGCGGCTGACTTCTCCTTTTAACCTTCCAGCACCGGGCAGGCGTCAGACCCTATACGTCACCTTGCGGTTTCGCAGAGTCCTGTGTTTTTGGTAAACAGTCGCTAGTCCCTATTTTGTGCCACCTACTTGCGTAGGCCTACCTTCTCCCGAAGTTACGGTAGTAAATTGCAGAGTTCCTTTGCCTGGGATCTCTCAAACGCCTTGGTATACTCTACCCACCCACCTGTGTCGGTTTACGGTACGGGCAAAAACACTTCATCGCTTAGCAGCTTTTCTTGTAAGCATGGACTCATAAGACTTTCGCCATCAACTTTCAGTTTATAACGAAGAGGCGATTTCCCTACCTCTTCTACCTACGGTCTTAGACTGGTATCCAATACCCAGCTCTTACTATCCTTCTCCACCCCTGCATCACTCCATGTTTCTGGCGCAGGAATATTCACCTGCTTGCCATCGGTTACGCCTATCGGCCTCACCTTAGGACCCGGCTTACCCTAGGGGGATTGACCTCTCCTAGGAACCCTTGGGTTATCGGCGGACGGGGTTCTCACCCGTCTTTCGCTACTCATGTCCGCATTTGCGCTTGTCTTTCCTCCAGCATTCCTCACAGAATACCTTCGCCGGTCGAGACAATGCTCCCCTACCATAGTTTTACAACTATCCGGTGCTTCGGTGACGTGCTTGAGCCCCGTTGAATCTTCGGCGCGAGACCATTAGACCAGTGAGCTATTACGCTTTCTTTAAATGGTGGCTGCTTCTAAGCCAACATCCTGGCTGTCTGGACGTTCTCACATCCTTTTCCACTTAGCACGTTCTTTGGGACCTTAGCTGCCGGTCTGGGCTCTTACCCTTTCCACTACGGACCTTCTCGCCCGCAGTGTGTCTCCCGTATTTATACTTGATGGTATTCGGAGTTTGACTAAGTTTGGTAACCCGGCAAGGCCCCTAGCTTAATCAGTGCTCTACCCCCAACAAGAAACATACGAGGCAATACCTAAATATTTTTCGGGGAGAACCAGCTATCGCCACGTTTGATTAGCCTTTCACCCCTACCCACAGCTCATCCGAGACCTTTTCAACGGTCACCAGTTCGGTCCTCCACGGAGTCTTACCTCCGCTTCAACCTGGCCATGGGTAGATCACGTGGCTTCGGGTCTATTCCCTGCAACTCAGTCGCCTTATTCAGACTCGGTTTCCCTACGGCTCCGATGCTTGTGCATCTTAGCCTCGCTGCAAAAAATAACTCGCGGACCCATTATGCAAAAGGTACGCTGTCACACAGTTAAGTGCTCCAACTGCTTGTAGGCGTACGGTTTCAGGTTCTATTTCACTCCCCTCACCGGGGTTCTTTTCACCTTTCCCTCACGGTACTTGTTCACTATCGGTCATCGAGGAATATTTAGGCTTGGCAGATGGTCCTGCCGGATTCACACCGGATGTTTGTGTCCTGTGCTACTCGGGATTCTACTCGCATGAACTCCGTTTTCGGGTACCGGGCTTTCACCTTCTTTGGCTGTCCCTTCCAGAACTTTCCCCTAACTTCATTCTTTACTTTACGTAGTCCCACAACCCCAACAGAAATTGCTTCCTGCGGTTTGGCCTCTTCCGCGTTCGCTCGCCGCTACTAGCGGAATCACTTGTTTGTTTTCTTTTCCTAGAGGTACTAAGATGTTTCAATTCCCTCCGTTCGCTCCTATGAACCTATTTATTCAGTTCATGGTAATCCTTGCGGACTGGGTTCCCCCATTCGGACATTACNNNNNNNNNNNNNNNNNNNNNNNNNNNNNNNNNNNNNNNNNNNNNNNNNNNNNNNNNNNNNNNNNNNNNNNNNNNNNNNNNNNNNNNNNNNNNNNNNNAAAGATTACAAAAACAGAGTGCGATTCCATTGACCTAGAATAGAGCTTCTTTACAGAAGACTCAAAATTCCTAGAAAGGAGGTGATCCAGCCGCAGGTTCCCCTACGGCTACCTTGTTACGACTTAACCCCAATCATCGCACAAGCCTTGGCAGGCTGCCCCCTTGCGGTTAGCCCACCTGCTTCTGGCTTATGCAACTTTCGTGGTTTGACGGGCGGTGTGTACAAGGCCCGGGAACGTATTCACCGCAGCCTGATGATCTGCGATTACTAGAGATTCCAACTTCATGTGGTCGAGTTGCAGACCACAATCCGAACTGAGACCATGTTTTTGCGTTTGGCTCCACCTCTCGGCTTAGCTTCGCTTTGTCTTGGCCATTGTAGTACGTGTGTAGCCCTGGATGTAAGGGCCATGAGGACTTGACGTCATCCCCACCTTCCTCCGGTTTATCACCGGCAGTACCCCTATAGTTGCCAACTTAATGATGCCAAATAAGGGAAAGGGTTGCGCTCGTTGCGGGACTTAACCCAACATCTCACGACACGAGCTGACGACAGCCATGCAGCACCTGTATCCGTGTGTATTGCTACTATTACGCATCTCTGCGCTTTTCACGGTATGTCAAACCCAGGTAAGGTTCTTCGCGTTGCTTCGAATTAAACCACATACTCCACCTCTTGTGCGGGCCCCCGTCAATTCCTTTGAGTTTTAGTCTTGCGACCGTACTCCCCAGGCGGATAACTTAGCGCGTGGGCTACGGTACTGGAGGGGTCAACTCCCCCAACACCTAGTTATCATCGTTTACGGCGTGGACTACCAGGGTATCTAATCCTGTTTGCTCCCCACGCTTTCGTTCCTCAGCGTCAGTATTCGGCCAGGTGGTCGCCTTCGCCTCCGGTGTTCCTGCTGATCTCTACGGATGTCACTCCTACACCAGCAATTCCACCACCCTCTCCGAAACTCAAGAAACACAGTCTCAAATGCACGTCCCAGGTTAAGCCTGGGGATTTCACACTTGACTTGCATTCCCGCCTACGAACCCTTTACGCCCAGTAATTCCGAACAACGCTCGCACCCTTCGTATTACCGCGGCTGCTGGCACGAAGTTTGCCGGTGCTTCTTCTTTTGGTACCATCAAATTACTGCTTTATTAAAACAATAACCCTTCTTCCCAACCGAAAGAGCTTTACAACCCGAAGGCCTTCTTCACTCACGCGGCGTTGCTGCGTCAGGGTTTCCCCCATTGCGCAATATTCCCCACTGCTGCCTCCCGTAGGAGTCTGGGCCGTGTCTCAGTCCCAGTGTGGCTGATCGTCCTCTCAGACCAGCTATCCATCTTCGCCTTGGTGGGCCGTTACCCCGCCAACTAGCTAATGGAACATGGGCTCATCTTTCGGCTGCCGGCCTTGCGGTCCCGGCATTTCCAGCATCGCTGCTGCTTACGCGGTCTTAGCTACAGTTTCCCGTAGTTATCCCCCTCCAAAAGGCAGATTCCCATGCATTACTCACCCGTGCGCCACTAAGGTATTGCTACCTCCGTTCGACTTGCATGTGTTAGGCACGCCGCCAGCGTTCGTTCTGAGCCAGGATCAAACTCTTAGCTCTAATTTACTTACAGATAAGTATTTCTACCCATCCGCTTTTTTTACTATCTTGACGGTTCTTTTTACGGAACCTGATTTCTTTCCATTTCCTCTCGCGAGAAAATCTACTTAAAACCATGGAACCGCACTCTGTTTTTGCTTTCTTCTCTTGTCAAATAACTTAACCAGTATTATCGGGTTATTAAGTTCTTTCGAACTTTTTTTCCCTGCTGGTGAATGAAGTAGCTACAGAAACCAAAAACTTTTGTCAAATTTTTTAAAATATTTTTTAATAAAAAAATATTATTATATATTTTCAAATACTTATAACTGCACAACAAAGATGCTTTTCATTTCAAAACAAAAGTTATATCTTTCTGACTGATCGCGAATATCTTAATTATTAAGGATTTTTTATGCATATAGGACTTATTGGAACATCGGGAAGATTGGGAACCCTTGCGAAAGAACTTTTTAAAGAACAATCCGTCCCTTTTACACAGATCTCAAGAGAAGATCTAAAAAACATAAATAACTTCTCTGAATTGTTAAAGAATATTCAAGACGACATAATCATTTTGGATGTCAGCTTACCTACAGGAACGACAAGTTTATGCAATATTATAAATGACTTAAGCATTGAAGACTTACGTAAAGTACGTGGTGTAGTTGTAGGAACAACGGGGCATGATGAACATCAAAAAGATCTCCTTTATAAATCTTCTAAAAAAGTTCCTATTTGTCTTGTCTCTAATTTTTCAAAAGGCGTTTTTCTTTTTGAAGAGTTATTAAAGGCTAAAACAACAAAAGGGATAAGTGTTGCTGAGCTAGCTAGGGCATTAGGTTTTGACTTAGCAATGAGTGAAATTCATCATACAAAGAAGAAAGATGCTCCAAGTGGAACAGCTATAACACTTGCTGAAAGTGCTCATATCCATAAAAATCAAATTAGCTCTGTTCGAGTTGGAAAAGTTGTAGGCGAGCATATTCTATATCTTAGCAGCGACTCTGAAGCTTTAGAATTGAAACATACGGCTCATACCAGAAAATTATTTGCAGAAGGAGCTTTAGAACTTTGCAGAAATATTTTTAAACAAGCGCCAAAGCCTGGCTTTCTTAAGAAAGAAGATTATTTCATTCATTAAATAAGCCAAAGCAGGGGACTGTTGCATAAATTTTCAAGCTCATTTATATCAATGCAGGGATTCGCCCCAAAGGAAAAGCATTATAAAGTATAATTTACATTATTCTTTTTTGATGTTTATAGAGTTTTACTTAAATTAACTTTTAACTTGGTTGGAATATGGAAATCGTAATTCTTATTTTTCGCATATTATTTTTTGTTATAGGATCTCTAACAGCAATCGTATATATTCTGTTACAGTTTTACCAAAAAGTACCTAAATTAGCTTTTAATCTTGCTACTGCTGATTACATAGTTTATTCTGTTATCTCATTAATTTTTGGATTTGGAACAAACTCATACTATGGATTAGCAGCTTTTATTCCACTATTATTAATTAAATATTTATCAAATAAATTCATCACACCAGAAAAATTAAATGGTTCTGGATTTTGGATGGAAATAGACTGGAAAAAATTAACACCTCGTGGATTTGAACGTAACGTTCCAAAACATATTTTAGATGAAATGAATAAAATGTTAAACAGTACTCCTAAGGATACTCATTTTTTAATTCCAAGAATATATGCCATAATTGCAGTCCGTTTTATGCTTAGAAAAATGAAAAAAGAAAGCAGCAATATGCCAAAAGGAATTTCTGCACAGCAACAAAATATGGGGATGGAACAATTTACTGGATTGGCCCAAAATATATTAAGTCTTGCTAAAGGAAAATCTGAGAAAAAAGATCTTAATATTGGAATTTTAAAAATCACCCGCCATTAATTTGTTTCTTTAGGCAAATCAAAAATCCATTTAAACTCATTATTTTCTTTTTCTAATCCAGAAACAAATACGGTTGGAATAACATTATTTTCAGAGGATAAGTGGATTATTTTTTCAAAATAATCCGTGTAATCAGCTACTTTTTTTTCTTGAACCCATTCAATTAAAGATTCAATAGAGGTTGCTATAAGAAAAACTTTTGGACAATTTTCTTCCTGAATATTTTCAAAAAGAGTACTCATAGCATCATTTAACGTTCCTAATTGAGGTTCTGATTTTTTATGTTTATCAAAGCGATTTTCAACACAAATAGGAAGAGCAAGACTTTTTGCTAATACTTCACAAGTTTTCATGCTTCTAACGTCGCTACCAGATAATAAGAGGACTTCAGAATAAAGAGATAAAGATGCAGCGACCGCTTTTTGGAAAGAGCTTTGTTCTTTAAATGAACGCCAAAGTACATCTTCATTTAAAGATTGGGCTCTAGCTTCAAAATTATCTAAAATACGAATTTTTAGACTTTCAGATAAAAATGAAATTATTGTTTCCGCAAGAGTTTCAGCACCTTGCTCACCAGTCCGACTTAAATAGTCTGGCGCACCCATCTCAGATTGTGTAAAAAATAAAAAAAGAGACTTCATAATGTTTTTCCTTAAACTAAAAAACATGAATAGCAATAGATTTTATCTCTCGCCTCAGTCAAGCCCTTATTGTATGTTAGAAAATGTTCGATGCAAAATCACTTTTTTCATAGTTAGTTGCATCTTTCTAAAGAATTACAGGCAATAAAACCTGCGGAGTGATAAAATGCCTCTAGATATTGAAACCGATAGTACAAATAAAAATAAGATTGAATTTGAAAATCATTTTTCAGCAAGAGTTGTAGTTATTGTTTTTCCAAATGGATATAAAGTAAATAGCGAACAAGATCTATTAGAAATTAAAAATGCTTGGACAAAGAATTTGAAATCTTGGCATTCTCCCTATACATGCCTTTTTGATTTAAGAGATTTTTATATTTCTCCCGACCTCGAACCTTCGTTTGAAAAATTGATTCATTTTTTTAAAAACTTTTTTATGAGAAAAATAATTGGTTTTTGTGATGAAAATTCTGAAAAAGTAAATGTAAAATTTGAGACAGTAATTGGAATTGATAATGCTTCTGCACAAACTGGTCTTGCTAGAGGTAAAGGATTTGAAAAAAATATTACCGATTTAAGAAGTAAAATTCAAATTGATAATGATTTTAATGCACATGTTATGGAAATTACATTTATTAGTGACACTGATTTTACAACAAAAGAAGATATTGCTATCCTTAAATCTAAGCTTCAAAATATTCTCATGCTTTGGCACACACCATATAGTGTTATCTTTAATTGTGTTAACTGTACCTTTTCAGAAGAAGCAAAAAATGAATTCGTCAAAGTTGAAAGATTCTTGAAATCATTTTTTTGTAAATCAATTGTTGGATATGCACCAAAGGCAAATAAAGAAACATACCCATTTACCATGTTTCGTTCACGGCATTTAGCAGCTGGCTCATTGGAAAACAGCGGGATTGAATCCGGAGAAATAGCAAATTGCTCTACACGTAAAATTGGCACATAAATAAACAGAAAATAGAGTTATAATTAGATATCTGCTTGTTTTCAAGAAGGAGTCTAATTAAATGACTAATACAGTAACAGATAAAGAAATTCTTTTAGCTTTTATTAAAAATGCAACCCAAAAGGTGCAAGAATTAAATGGAGTTGCCACGGTTCTCCTAAAAGAGGGTGCCAGACCTGAACTTTTTGATGCCATTGCTAGATCGACTTCTGCTATAAAATCTTTTGCTTCAACATGCCACCAAAATCATATTTCTGATTTTATTACGTCAAAATTAGATTCAGAATTTGATCATATTAGACTTCAAAACCTTTCTATTACTGAAGAAATTAAAAAAAATGTTAAAGAAAATATAACTGTTTTAAAAGATCTTATTAAAAATGTTTTAAAAGAAGAATCACCGCAAGAAACAGAAGTTTCAAAGGAAGATGATGACACCTTTCATTCACTTTTAACTTCAATTGGCCAATTAAGTGTTTGGAGTTTTCATGAACTTATGAACGCGCTTGCAAAAGTTCATGGTTATACAGAAATGCTAGAGGATATCAATCAGCAAATACCTGATACAACTCCACAATTAAAAAGCGACTTAAAGACAATACAAGAAAAATTAATTTATAACACATCTCATATGACTGGAATTATTAATAGAATTAGATCTCTTAGAGGAAAAACAAAAATTAATATTAAAGAACATAATATTAGAGATGTTATTAAAAACATTCAAGATCTAACACAGCAACCGCCCAAATCTTTAAATTGGTCTTCATTACATATTCCCAGTGTTAACGTTCAATTTGACCAAATTATCTTTGAACAAATTTGGGTGCATTTATGGAAACTTTTAGGTGAATGGCAAATACCTGGTACTTTAGTTCAATCTATGTGTTTTGGTAAAATAGATTTAAATAAATCTACAAATAATCCTAAATTTAAAAATAATTTAACTATTTATATTTGGTTAGAACCTAACGGAACAGTAAAGTTTGACCCCACAACTCTTCAATATTCAACTCAAACACCGCAACCAGATTTAGCTTACGTTTTTCACTATACATCCAAAATTGCAAAGAGAATTTCTGCTGAAGTTAACTGTGCAAAAACAGCATATAACGGAGTTATATTTAGTATAACAATTCCGTGTGGAGATATAAATTTATCTGTTTCTGAATCAACGGGAAATCAAATTCCACAACCATTACATATTTTAAAAATGAAACAACAAGATAAAGCAGTAAAAAATGTCTTAATATTAGATGATGAAAAAGATTTAAGAACAATATTAAGTCTGAAAATTAACAAGATGGGCTATGCAGTCAGTGTGGCAGAAAATATTGCGGAAGCTAACAAAATATTAGATTCAAAACATATTGATTTAATTATTTCGGATCTTTTTTTAGGACAAGAAAGTGGATTAGATCTCTTAAAAACCTTAAGTATTAATGCTCCAAAAATTCCTTTTATTTTTATAACAGGAGCAAGTGAAGATGACATTTCAAAACCAATACTCGATATTTTAGCTAAGTATTCAAAAGCTTTCTTAACAAAACCAATTGCAACTCAATTACTTAAAGAAACACTTGATAAAATTATTCCACTATAATATTAATAAAATTGTTTTTTTGAAAGGAATAAAATGCAATTTTATTATAGAATTAAAAAATATTCACATATAATTAAATCATTTTTTGGTATTACATCAATCGCCATATTGACAAATGCAAATGCTGATACCAATATGAATTTTAATTTTACTTCACAAATTTCAGATGATGATTATAAAACATTAGCTAAAACGATTATTAATCCAACCCGTTTTCAATTTATGTCTTCACCCACTCCATCAGCAGGTAAAATTGTACCATTAGGTATTTCTTTAGGTGGCGGGTTAAGTTATTTATCTATTCCACAATCTACCATCGACATTATTAATAAATATACGGATTCCGCAAATAACTTTCCTTCAACAGTTTTAATTCCAAGATTTATTGGAAAAGTTGGAGTTCCATTTGGAATTGATTTTGCTGTTAATTATGCAAAAATTCCACAAAGCTCAATAGAACTTTATGGACTTGCAGCACAATATGTTTACGCTAATCCCAAAGTAGTTCCCATTACATTAGCAGTACGCGGAGGTTATACCCAAATTTCAGGATTTAGTCCTATGAGTGCAAACTCAAGTAATGCTGAACTATTATTAGGTATTCCTTTACCAATTATAAAACCTTATGTAGGAGTTGGAAATAATTGGTCAAACGCAAACACATCTATTTCATTAACTGGTACTTTATCGAATCAAACATTATCAAAAAGTGCAAATTGGTCTGAAACCTACGCCATTATAGGAGTTCAAGCAATTGCGCTAATTGGTTTGGATTTTGAAGCCCAAATATCATCATTTCAAACAATTTATAATGCTAAACTTTCTATAGAAATATAATTCAAATTTTAATTTTAACTTCTTTAAAAATTCAATATTAAAAAATTTATCCAAGTTCTCACCATAGGAAAATTTTACTCCATTAATAGAAAACCCGTTTTTCCGAAATCTTCAGGAAGCAGGATTGAATCTCAAAAATTCTTTCCGCCTTAGGAATCCAAGACGTGTTCCTGAAAATGCCATGGAGGCTTTTTTATGATTTTTTTTACGTTGCAGAAAAAATTAAGAGAACTTGTAACTTCAAAATGCACTTTATTATGGCTTGAAGGAACAAAACACGAAAGGGTTTTAAAAATTAAATTATCTGGCAATAAAGTAATTTTAACTTTAGCTAACGAAACAACAAAAGTCATTGCTTTTGATAAGTATACGTTTACATCCGTAGGATTACAGTTTTGGTTTCAAGGCAGAGCGGGGGTTTTGTATAAATGGGAACAAGTTTCTAATTTAGATCAATACAACCAATCTATTAAAGATGATTTTTTACCAGATGATGACCCGACACCACCAGATATTGCGGCTTAAATACACAATATCTAATTTAATGGTTTACTCGGAGAGATTATGAGGCTAACGGCAAAAATTCTATCATGGTTACTTGCATCTATTGTAGTTGTAATGATCATGTTTACAAGTTTAGCTATATATATGCTACAGAAAAACCTTGAAGAAGAGGCTTTTCGGTCGCACAAATTAATTTACTCATTATTTTTACCAACAATTACACGTTATCTTTGGGAATTTGATATTACAGGAATAAAAGAAACATTATCAAATATTATCGAAAATAATTATGCAAATAAAATATATATCTACGACGCTGATTCGGTTTTAGTTACATATCTTTATAAAGACAAATTGACTGGTAAAATATCAAACATTAAAGACAATAAAGTAACAGAGTCTACAAATATCATAACCCCAGATTTTAAAGACCAGTTAGACAAAAAATCGTTAACTAATGAAGATTTCTTTATTTATCA
The genomic region above belongs to Silvanigrella paludirubra and contains:
- a CDS encoding response regulator → MTNTVTDKEILLAFIKNATQKVQELNGVATVLLKEGARPELFDAIARSTSAIKSFASTCHQNHISDFITSKLDSEFDHIRLQNLSITEEIKKNVKENITVLKDLIKNVLKEESPQETEVSKEDDDTFHSLLTSIGQLSVWSFHELMNALAKVHGYTEMLEDINQQIPDTTPQLKSDLKTIQEKLIYNTSHMTGIINRIRSLRGKTKINIKEHNIRDVIKNIQDLTQQPPKSLNWSSLHIPSVNVQFDQIIFEQIWVHLWKLLGEWQIPGTLVQSMCFGKIDLNKSTNNPKFKNNLTIYIWLEPNGTVKFDPTTLQYSTQTPQPDLAYVFHYTSKIAKRISAEVNCAKTAYNGVIFSITIPCGDINLSVSESTGNQIPQPLHILKMKQQDKAVKNVLILDDEKDLRTILSLKINKMGYAVSVAENIAEANKILDSKHIDLIISDLFLGQESGLDLLKTLSINAPKIPFIFITGASEDDISKPILDILAKYSKAFLTKPIATQLLKETLDKIIPL
- a CDS encoding 4-hydroxy-tetrahydrodipicolinate reductase, with translation MHIGLIGTSGRLGTLAKELFKEQSVPFTQISREDLKNINNFSELLKNIQDDIIILDVSLPTGTTSLCNIINDLSIEDLRKVRGVVVGTTGHDEHQKDLLYKSSKKVPICLVSNFSKGVFLFEELLKAKTTKGISVAELARALGFDLAMSEIHHTKKKDAPSGTAITLAESAHIHKNQISSVRVGKVVGEHILYLSSDSEALELKHTAHTRKLFAEGALELCRNIFKQAPKPGFLKKEDYFIH
- a CDS encoding DUF6588 family protein, whose product is MQFYYRIKKYSHIIKSFFGITSIAILTNANADTNMNFNFTSQISDDDYKTLAKTIINPTRFQFMSSPTPSAGKIVPLGISLGGGLSYLSIPQSTIDIINKYTDSANNFPSTVLIPRFIGKVGVPFGIDFAVNYAKIPQSSIELYGLAAQYVYANPKVVPITLAVRGGYTQISGFSPMSANSSNAELLLGIPLPIIKPYVGVGNNWSNANTSISLTGTLSNQTLSKSANWSETYAIIGVQAIALIGLDFEAQISSFQTIYNAKLSIEI